From one Chlamydia sp. 04-14 genomic stretch:
- the nusB gene encoding transcription antitermination factor NusB: MSTLTPESSLGSYVKISRPLPKQKMREIVLQMLYALGIDPTSEESLVPLLMSETAVTQKHAFSALSFSKEILAKSPELDLLIAQTVKNTSFEKLTLMEKNVLRLMLFEHFYGQPVNTAILIAEATRLVKKFSYIEACTFIHAVLNDIFRLSIPETHPETSLVCC; the protein is encoded by the coding sequence ATGTCTACGCTGACCCCTGAAAGCTCCTTAGGGTCTTACGTCAAGATTTCTCGTCCCCTCCCCAAACAAAAAATGCGGGAGATTGTGCTGCAGATGCTTTATGCCTTAGGTATAGATCCCACATCTGAAGAAAGTCTTGTTCCTCTTTTAATGTCTGAAACTGCTGTGACTCAAAAACACGCTTTCTCAGCTTTAAGTTTTTCAAAAGAAATCCTTGCAAAGTCTCCTGAATTGGATTTATTAATTGCTCAAACAGTTAAAAACACTTCTTTTGAGAAATTGACTTTGATGGAGAAAAATGTTTTACGTTTAATGCTTTTCGAGCATTTCTACGGTCAACCTGTAAATACTGCTATTTTAATCGCTGAAGCCACGAGGCTAGTGAAAAAATTCAGCTATATTGAGGCTTGTACTTTTATTCACGCAGTTTTAAATGATATTTTTCGTTTATCTATACCGGAAACACATCCAGAAACTTCACTAGTATGTTGTTAG
- the infC gene encoding translation initiation factor IF-3, which translates to MALNLKINRQIRAPKVRLIGSSGEQLGILNTKDALDLAREADLDLVEVASNSEPPVCKIMDYGKYRYDLTKKEKDSKKAQHQVRIKEVKLKPNIDENDFSTKLKQARAFIEKGNKVKITCMFRGRELAYPEHGHKVVQKMSQGLEDVGFIESEPKLNGRSLICVMAPGTVKTKKKQDKINAQDEKQ; encoded by the coding sequence GTGGCATTAAATTTAAAAATTAATAGACAGATACGAGCTCCTAAGGTCCGTCTTATAGGTTCTTCTGGTGAACAATTAGGCATACTGAATACCAAAGATGCCCTAGATTTGGCTAGAGAAGCTGATTTAGATCTTGTGGAAGTTGCTTCAAATAGCGAGCCACCCGTATGTAAAATCATGGATTACGGCAAGTATCGCTATGATCTAACAAAGAAAGAGAAAGATTCTAAGAAAGCTCAACATCAAGTGCGTATTAAAGAAGTCAAGTTAAAGCCAAATATTGACGAGAATGACTTTTCTACAAAGCTAAAGCAAGCAAGAGCTTTTATTGAAAAAGGAAATAAAGTAAAAATTACATGTATGTTCCGAGGTCGTGAACTTGCTTACCCAGAACATGGGCACAAAGTTGTGCAAAAGATGAGTCAAGGTCTCGAAGACGTAGGATTCATAGAATCTGAGCCAAAATTAAATGGCCGTTCCTTAATTTGCGTAATGGCTCCAGGAACGGTAAAAACTAAGAAAAAGCAGGACAAAATCAATGCCCAAGATGAAAAGCAATAA
- the rpmI gene encoding 50S ribosomal protein L35 — MPKMKSNKSVAARFKLTGSGQLKRTRPGKRHKLSKKSSQEKRNLSKQPLVDKGQVGMYKRMMLV, encoded by the coding sequence ATGCCCAAGATGAAAAGCAATAAGTCCGTTGCGGCGCGTTTTAAGTTGACAGGTTCTGGTCAGTTAAAAAGAACTCGCCCAGGGAAGAGGCATAAGTTATCAAAAAAATCTTCGCAAGAAAAACGCAACCTATCTAAGCAACCTCTAGTAGATAAGGGTCAGGTAGGAATGTATAAG